The proteins below are encoded in one region of Segatella copri:
- a CDS encoding ATP-binding protein, producing the protein MRRKVYDQLKKWKEEQNGESAVLINGARRVGKSYIVKEFAQEEYKSYILLDFNKIGKNIKSLFETYLDDLDTFFMYLSSFTNTPLYPRESVIIFDEVQLYPRARTAIKYLVEDGRYDYIETGSLVSIKKNVEDIMIPSEEEEILMYPMDFEEFLWALNNETLMPLIRMNFQKKHEMGQMMHRMAMDYFRQYLIVGGMPQAVAKFVETRDFNKVDRVKRQILTLYRNDIQKYASTYVFKVTQIFDTIPSQLQKHEKKFMLKALTEGARMRDYETAFFWLADAMIVNMAYNTTEPSIGLGMNTDDTTLKCYMADTGLLISHAFNENTIVSENLYNKLLVDKLEFNGGMIVENIVAQMLRSAGHKLYFFSKYSKDDAKERMELDFLIAKDTITSKHNISPIEVKSTNRYTLTSLKKCIAKYDSYLATPYVLHTADLKVEEGITYLPLYMTGLL; encoded by the coding sequence ATGAGAAGAAAAGTATATGATCAACTCAAGAAATGGAAGGAAGAACAGAACGGAGAAAGTGCTGTTCTCATCAATGGTGCCCGCCGAGTAGGAAAGAGCTATATCGTAAAGGAATTCGCTCAAGAAGAATACAAGAGTTATATTTTGCTTGACTTCAATAAGATAGGAAAGAACATAAAATCCTTGTTCGAAACCTACCTGGATGACTTGGATACATTCTTTATGTATTTGAGCAGTTTCACCAATACACCTCTATATCCAAGAGAATCGGTTATTATCTTTGATGAAGTGCAATTGTATCCTCGGGCTCGTACTGCTATCAAGTATCTGGTTGAAGATGGACGCTACGATTATATCGAGACTGGTTCGCTTGTTTCTATCAAAAAGAACGTTGAGGATATCATGATTCCTTCTGAGGAGGAAGAAATATTGATGTATCCTATGGATTTCGAGGAGTTCTTGTGGGCATTGAACAATGAAACCTTGATGCCTCTTATACGAATGAACTTTCAGAAAAAGCATGAGATGGGACAGATGATGCATCGCATGGCAATGGACTATTTCAGACAGTATCTTATTGTTGGAGGAATGCCACAGGCTGTAGCTAAATTTGTAGAAACTCGAGATTTCAATAAGGTGGATCGTGTGAAGCGACAAATTCTTACCTTATATCGTAATGATATTCAAAAGTATGCTTCAACTTATGTATTTAAAGTTACCCAGATTTTTGATACAATTCCTTCTCAACTTCAAAAACATGAGAAGAAATTTATGTTGAAAGCACTTACAGAAGGGGCGAGAATGCGGGATTATGAAACGGCTTTCTTTTGGCTGGCAGATGCCATGATAGTCAATATGGCCTATAATACGACAGAGCCAAGCATCGGTCTTGGAATGAATACCGATGATACGACATTGAAATGCTATATGGCTGATACGGGTTTGCTCATCAGTCATGCTTTCAATGAAAATACGATAGTATCTGAAAACTTATATAACAAGCTTCTGGTAGATAAACTGGAGTTCAATGGCGGAATGATAGTTGAGAATATTGTGGCTCAGATGTTACGTTCGGCAGGGCATAAGCTGTATTTCTTTTCCAAATATAGTAAGGATGATGCCAAAGAAAGGATGGAACTGGATTTCCTGATAGCCAAAGATACAATAACGTCAAAGCATAATATTTCACCGATAGAAGTGAAGTCAACTAATAGATACACGCTCACTTCTCTCAAAAAGTGCATCGCTAAATATGATAGTTATCTGGCCACTCCGTATGTTTTGCATACGGCTGATTTGAAAGTAGAGGAGGGGATTACTTATTTGCCATTGTATATGACAGGGTTATTATAA
- a CDS encoding RagB/SusD family nutrient uptake outer membrane protein, which produces MKIKYISMLLLGVTLGLTSCDDYLDKEPESNVTPASFFTSADDLAAYTVNLYGVLTSIAPGSYGMSTFAYDNDTDNQAGTGYSSRWVPGNWKVGQSGGAWDFGNIRSVNYFLDQVLPKFEAKQISGAEAHVRHYIGEAYFLRAYLYLDKLQSLGDFPIVLTALPDDKETLVEASKRQPRYKVAQQILDDLDKALGLLMESAPGGKNRISRDAALLLRSRAALFEATWEKYHKGTAFVPGGPGWPGKAEDIQGFDIDSSINHFLDEAMKSSKELGDKLVDNLVENTDTPEGQNASLASINPYYTMFCDKDMSGYSEVLMYRAFDKDKANVTHNIQMQLQRNGGGTGWTRGLVNSFLMRNGLPIYAAGSGYNPEWENQGIKATLQDRDSRIQIFTKMDGSVENYTSDGANTVDLSWTVKGNNETRIVTGYAVKKGKNYDVLQQLNHDYGQSGSIVFRGTEALLNYMEASWLKNNTIDATADKYWRALRTRAKVDPDYNKTIAATNMQEEAKWDFGAYSHGQLVDATTYNIRRERRDEFIGEASRWEDLIRWRACDQVNGYQIEGMKYWGTVYEGTWLDGETNLAIVDVEGGKGNMSDKTISGDYIRPYQISKINNQVFDGYHFTPAHYLSPIAQSVFRQTAAGDQTDLTTSVVYQNPGWPLVAGQGATAVE; this is translated from the coding sequence ATGAAAATTAAATATATTTCAATGCTCTTATTGGGCGTGACGCTCGGTCTGACAAGTTGCGATGACTATCTTGACAAGGAGCCTGAAAGCAACGTGACACCTGCGTCTTTCTTTACTAGCGCAGACGACCTGGCAGCCTACACCGTGAATCTCTATGGTGTATTGACAAGTATTGCTCCTGGTAGCTATGGTATGAGTACCTTTGCTTACGATAATGATACTGATAACCAGGCGGGAACCGGTTATTCTAGCCGTTGGGTTCCTGGAAACTGGAAAGTAGGTCAGAGTGGCGGTGCCTGGGATTTCGGCAACATCCGTTCGGTGAACTATTTCCTGGATCAGGTACTGCCAAAGTTCGAGGCTAAGCAGATTAGTGGTGCTGAGGCTCATGTACGCCACTACATTGGTGAGGCATACTTCCTCCGTGCTTACCTTTATTTGGACAAGTTGCAGTCTCTTGGCGATTTCCCTATCGTGCTCACAGCGCTTCCTGATGACAAGGAGACTCTTGTTGAGGCTTCAAAGCGCCAGCCACGTTATAAGGTAGCTCAGCAGATTCTCGACGACCTTGATAAGGCACTCGGTCTGTTGATGGAGTCTGCCCCTGGTGGCAAGAACCGCATCTCTCGCGATGCTGCCCTCCTGCTCCGTTCTCGTGCAGCTCTCTTTGAGGCTACATGGGAGAAGTATCACAAGGGTACTGCGTTTGTGCCAGGTGGTCCAGGATGGCCAGGCAAGGCTGAGGATATCCAGGGATTTGACATCGATTCTTCCATCAATCACTTCCTCGATGAGGCTATGAAGTCTTCTAAGGAATTGGGTGATAAGCTCGTTGATAACCTTGTAGAGAATACGGATACTCCAGAGGGACAGAATGCTAGTTTGGCAAGTATCAATCCTTACTACACCATGTTCTGTGACAAGGATATGAGTGGCTATAGCGAGGTTTTGATGTACCGTGCTTTCGATAAGGACAAGGCTAACGTAACTCACAACATCCAGATGCAGCTCCAGCGTAATGGTGGTGGTACTGGTTGGACACGTGGATTGGTTAACTCATTCCTCATGCGCAACGGTCTTCCTATCTATGCAGCAGGTTCAGGTTACAACCCTGAGTGGGAGAACCAGGGCATCAAGGCTACTCTCCAGGATCGTGACTCTCGTATCCAGATATTCACCAAGATGGATGGTTCTGTAGAGAACTATACAAGTGATGGTGCTAATACCGTTGATCTCTCTTGGACAGTAAAGGGTAACAATGAGACTCGTATCGTTACCGGTTATGCTGTGAAGAAGGGTAAGAACTATGATGTTCTGCAGCAGCTCAACCACGACTATGGTCAGAGTGGTAGCATTGTATTCCGTGGCACAGAGGCTCTCCTCAACTACATGGAGGCTTCCTGGTTGAAGAACAATACTATCGACGCCACAGCTGATAAGTACTGGCGTGCTCTCCGCACCCGTGCCAAGGTAGATCCTGATTACAACAAGACCATCGCAGCTACCAACATGCAGGAGGAGGCTAAGTGGGACTTCGGTGCTTACTCTCATGGTCAGTTGGTTGATGCTACTACTTACAACATCCGTCGTGAGCGTCGTGACGAGTTCATCGGTGAGGCTTCCCGCTGGGAGGACTTGATCCGCTGGCGTGCTTGCGACCAGGTAAACGGTTACCAGATTGAAGGTATGAAGTACTGGGGTACTGTTTACGAGGGCACATGGCTCGATGGTGAAACCAACCTCGCTATCGTAGATGTTGAAGGAGGTAAGGGTAATATGAGTGATAAGACCATTAGTGGCGACTATATCCGTCCATACCAGATTTCCAAGATTAACAACCAGGTATTTGATGGTTATCACTTTACTCCTGCTCACTATCTGTCTCCTATCGCACAGAGCGTATTCCGTCAGACAGCAGCGGGTGACCAGACCGATCTTACCACATCTGTAGTTTACCAGAACCCAGGTTGGCCATTGGTTGCCGGACAGGGTGCAACTGCAGTAGAGTAA
- a CDS encoding TonB-dependent receptor produces MIRQLFTVSTMIMALGMTPTQAYGGTRIQETNQSKNGQCTGTIIDPTGEPVIGATVTVKGKQGGTITDLDGKFVLSDVQHGATVCISYIGFEPVEMVWKGGDINVTMQEDNKTLNEVVVVGFGTQKKVNLTGAVSTVDSKTLGARPVNSVVDALQGAVAGMNFSTPSSGGTLNSTKSFNIRGTGTIGAGSSVSPLVLIDGMEGDMNALNPQDIENISVLKDASASSIYGSRAAGGVILITTKSGKKGKASINYNNSFRFDSPLNMPEMMDSYTWAKYMNDASVASGAGIWFTDEKLEQIKKAQSDPTMQKMFKNSNNRWEVWDNTPLLPLGNTDWLKEQFGTSFSQEHTLSINGGDDRLQYYVSGNYLNRGGLLRHGDDSMQRYTMTGKINAQITKWLRMTYNTRFSRQDFDSPGDLINGTDVFFHDMCRYWPILPTTDPNGNWLPESYIGRLQDGGRAKNQADRLAQQLSFVATPVKGLTLNAELNYRIVTQFNHRDWQTTYGYDCDNNPYVDSNATSSVYEYSFKSNYFNPNLFAEYSHSFGDHNMKVMGGFQSEWFRQRNITARQNGIMSGLPTLDTTTTKPSVGGAYNSWTTAGFFGRINYDYAGRYLFEANLRYDGSSRFLRENRWNFFPSFSAGWNIAREKFWEPLTDYVNTLKLRASWGQLGNQNTDNWYPFYPTIGFSSQGGNWLINGAKPNTASQPGLVSSTLTWEKSRTWEIGLDWGAFNNRLTGSFGYYQRKTFDMVGPAPELPVILGANPPKVNNLDMTSKGWDLQIGWRDVIGEVSYGASLVLSDNQVVIDKYPNPSKNLGSYYEGAKLGDIWGFTTIGIAQSQEEMDAHLAKVDQSALGSGWTAGDIMYADLDGDGKVNTGENTAGKPGDRRIIGNSTPRYNFGLNLDAAWKGFDIKVFFQGTLKRDYAAGGAVFWGAIGQGKWQATGFKFHEDYWREDNKGAYYPRADWGGDRNIQTQTRYLQNAAYGRLKNLTIGYTLPKSITSKAYIENLRFFVSGENLFTITNFTEAGDPELIGAGYDGGKIGQTYPLSKTFSFGLSVTF; encoded by the coding sequence ATGATTAGACAATTATTCACAGTAAGTACTATGATTATGGCTCTTGGTATGACTCCTACCCAAGCGTATGGGGGAACTCGTATCCAGGAAACTAATCAGTCCAAGAACGGACAATGCACTGGTACCATTATTGACCCTACAGGTGAGCCAGTAATTGGTGCTACTGTTACAGTTAAGGGAAAGCAGGGTGGAACCATCACCGATTTGGATGGTAAGTTCGTGCTTTCTGATGTTCAGCATGGTGCAACCGTTTGTATCAGCTACATTGGTTTCGAGCCGGTGGAGATGGTATGGAAGGGTGGTGACATCAATGTAACCATGCAGGAAGACAACAAGACTCTGAATGAGGTCGTTGTTGTCGGTTTCGGTACTCAGAAGAAGGTAAACCTCACTGGTGCCGTTTCTACCGTTGATTCCAAGACCCTCGGTGCTCGCCCAGTCAACTCTGTAGTTGACGCTCTTCAGGGTGCAGTAGCCGGTATGAACTTCTCTACACCAAGCAGTGGTGGTACTCTTAATTCAACCAAGTCTTTTAATATCCGTGGTACAGGTACTATCGGTGCCGGTTCTTCTGTATCTCCACTCGTGCTCATCGACGGCATGGAGGGCGATATGAACGCACTCAACCCACAGGACATCGAGAACATTTCTGTATTGAAGGATGCATCTGCTTCTTCAATCTACGGTTCGCGTGCTGCCGGTGGTGTAATCCTTATTACTACCAAGAGTGGTAAGAAGGGTAAGGCTTCCATTAACTACAACAACTCATTCCGTTTTGATTCTCCACTCAACATGCCGGAGATGATGGACTCTTACACATGGGCTAAGTACATGAATGATGCTTCTGTTGCTAGTGGTGCAGGTATCTGGTTTACAGATGAAAAACTCGAGCAGATCAAGAAGGCTCAGAGTGATCCAACCATGCAGAAGATGTTCAAGAACAGCAACAACCGTTGGGAGGTTTGGGACAATACGCCACTCTTGCCTCTTGGTAATACCGACTGGCTCAAGGAGCAGTTTGGTACCAGCTTCTCTCAGGAGCATACCTTGAGTATCAATGGTGGTGATGATCGTTTGCAGTACTATGTGTCTGGTAACTATCTCAACCGTGGTGGTCTTCTCCGTCATGGTGATGATAGCATGCAGCGCTATACTATGACAGGTAAGATCAATGCACAGATAACCAAATGGTTGCGCATGACCTACAATACCCGTTTCTCACGTCAGGACTTCGATTCTCCTGGTGATTTGATCAATGGTACAGATGTGTTCTTCCACGATATGTGCCGTTATTGGCCTATTTTGCCAACTACCGATCCTAATGGTAACTGGTTGCCAGAGTCTTATATCGGACGTCTTCAGGATGGTGGCCGTGCCAAGAACCAGGCAGACCGTCTCGCACAGCAGCTTTCTTTTGTTGCAACACCTGTAAAGGGCCTGACTCTCAATGCTGAGTTGAACTATCGTATTGTTACACAGTTCAATCACCGAGACTGGCAGACCACATACGGCTACGACTGCGACAACAATCCATACGTAGATAGCAACGCCACATCAAGCGTGTATGAGTATTCATTCAAGTCGAACTATTTCAACCCTAACCTCTTTGCAGAGTACAGCCATTCGTTTGGCGATCACAATATGAAGGTAATGGGTGGTTTCCAGAGTGAGTGGTTCCGTCAGCGCAATATCACAGCGCGTCAGAACGGTATCATGTCTGGTCTTCCTACTCTCGATACAACAACCACCAAGCCAAGTGTAGGTGGTGCATATAACTCATGGACTACAGCCGGTTTCTTCGGTCGTATCAACTACGATTATGCAGGCCGTTACCTCTTCGAGGCTAACCTCCGTTATGATGGATCTTCACGTTTCCTCCGCGAGAACCGCTGGAACTTCTTCCCATCATTCTCTGCAGGTTGGAACATTGCCCGTGAGAAGTTCTGGGAGCCATTGACTGATTACGTAAACACATTGAAGCTCCGAGCTTCTTGGGGTCAGTTGGGTAACCAGAATACTGATAACTGGTATCCTTTCTATCCAACCATCGGCTTCTCTTCTCAGGGTGGCAACTGGTTGATCAATGGCGCTAAGCCAAATACCGCTTCACAGCCAGGTCTCGTATCTTCTACTCTTACATGGGAGAAGAGCCGTACATGGGAAATCGGTCTCGACTGGGGTGCTTTCAATAACCGCCTCACCGGATCGTTCGGCTACTATCAGCGCAAGACATTCGACATGGTAGGTCCTGCTCCTGAGTTGCCTGTTATCCTCGGTGCCAATCCTCCAAAGGTGAACAACCTTGATATGACATCTAAGGGTTGGGATCTCCAGATTGGCTGGCGTGACGTAATCGGTGAGGTAAGCTATGGTGCATCTCTCGTATTGAGTGATAACCAGGTGGTCATCGATAAGTATCCTAACCCATCTAAGAACCTCGGTTCATATTACGAAGGTGCTAAGCTCGGAGACATCTGGGGCTTTACCACAATCGGTATTGCACAGAGCCAGGAAGAAATGGATGCACACCTCGCAAAGGTTGACCAGAGCGCACTCGGAAGCGGCTGGACAGCAGGTGATATCATGTATGCCGACCTTGACGGTGATGGTAAGGTAAATACAGGCGAGAATACAGCCGGCAAGCCTGGTGATAGAAGAATTATCGGTAACTCTACTCCTCGCTATAACTTTGGTTTGAACCTCGATGCAGCTTGGAAGGGCTTTGATATCAAGGTGTTCTTCCAGGGAACCCTCAAGCGTGACTACGCTGCAGGTGGTGCTGTATTCTGGGGTGCTATCGGTCAGGGTAAGTGGCAGGCTACCGGCTTCAAGTTCCACGAGGATTACTGGCGTGAGGATAACAAGGGTGCATACTACCCACGTGCTGACTGGGGTGGTGACCGCAACATCCAGACTCAGACCCGTTATCTGCAGAATGCAGCTTATGGTCGTTTGAAGAACCTCACCATCGGTTATACCTTGCCAAAGTCAATCACAAGCAAGGCTTATATTGAGAATCTTCGCTTCTTCGTATCTGGAGAGAACCTCTTCACCATCACTAACTTCACAGAGGCTGGTGATCCAGAGCTGATTGGAGCAGGTTATGATGGCGGTAAGATTGGTCAGACCTATCCATTGTCAAAGACATTCTCATTCGGTCTTAGTGTAACATTCTAA
- a CDS encoding serine dehydratase subunit alpha family protein, which produces MLEKSKRERIIALVNKEVVPAIGCTEPMAVALCTAKAATTLGKRPERIEVLLSPNMLKNAMGVGIPGTGMIGLPIAVSLGALIGKPEYQLEVLKDLTPDSLEQGKQYIKDADINIKLKQGDVDKLYIEVICYAGNGRATAIIAGSHTNFVYVERNGEVIFDKRGGAAADVENDDIQLNLRLVYEFATTAPLDEIRFILKTKEYNMKAAEESIKGNYGHCLGKTMDRPLSHGIFGNNIFSHIISRTASACDARMGGAMIPVMSNSGSGNQGICATNPVVVYALENENTEEELIRALMLSHLTAIYIKQSLGKLSALCGCVVASTGSSCGITYLMGGDFTRICNSVKNMVANLTGMICDGAKPSCALKISSGVSTALLSALLSMEGKCVTSAEGIVDDDVDKCIHNLTSIGADAMKTTDDMVLDIMTHK; this is translated from the coding sequence ATGTTAGAGAAAAGTAAGCGTGAGCGCATCATTGCGCTCGTTAATAAAGAGGTGGTTCCTGCCATCGGCTGTACCGAACCGATGGCTGTGGCACTATGTACAGCCAAGGCTGCTACTACATTGGGCAAGCGCCCTGAACGTATTGAAGTTCTTCTGAGTCCTAATATGCTCAAGAATGCGATGGGTGTCGGCATTCCTGGTACGGGTATGATCGGTTTGCCTATCGCCGTATCGCTGGGTGCGCTCATCGGAAAGCCTGAATATCAGCTGGAAGTGTTGAAAGACCTCACTCCCGACAGTCTGGAGCAGGGCAAACAATATATCAAGGATGCGGATATCAACATCAAACTGAAGCAGGGTGATGTGGATAAACTCTATATCGAGGTAATCTGCTATGCCGGCAACGGCAGAGCTACAGCTATCATTGCCGGTTCTCATACCAACTTTGTATATGTAGAGCGTAATGGTGAGGTGATTTTTGACAAGCGTGGTGGAGCTGCGGCTGATGTGGAGAATGACGATATCCAGTTGAATCTCCGCTTGGTTTACGAATTCGCAACCACCGCTCCGCTCGATGAGATTCGCTTCATCCTCAAGACCAAGGAATATAATATGAAGGCTGCCGAGGAATCTATCAAGGGCAACTATGGCCACTGCCTGGGCAAGACGATGGACCGTCCGTTGAGTCATGGCATCTTCGGTAATAACATCTTCTCTCACATCATCTCCCGTACCGCTTCTGCTTGCGATGCCCGTATGGGTGGTGCCATGATTCCGGTGATGAGTAACAGCGGCAGTGGTAACCAGGGTATCTGTGCCACCAATCCTGTGGTGGTTTATGCCTTGGAGAACGAGAATACTGAGGAGGAGCTGATTCGTGCCCTGATGCTCAGTCATTTAACGGCTATCTATATCAAGCAGAGTCTGGGTAAACTCTCAGCTCTCTGCGGTTGCGTGGTAGCCAGCACGGGTAGCAGTTGCGGTATTACCTATCTGATGGGTGGTGATTTTACCCGTATCTGCAACTCAGTCAAGAATATGGTGGCAAACCTTACCGGTATGATCTGTGACGGTGCCAAGCCAAGCTGCGCCCTGAAGATCTCATCGGGTGTGAGTACCGCCTTGCTTTCTGCTCTTCTTTCCATGGAGGGTAAGTGCGTGACTTCTGCCGAGGGTATCGTGGATGATGATGTGGATAAGTGTATCCACAACCTCACCTCTATCGGTGCCGATGCGATGAAGACCACCGATGATATGGTGCTTGATATCATGACACATAAATAA
- a CDS encoding aminopeptidase C, with amino-acid sequence MRKNVLLLGAMMMASMSLMAQTKGGGISQSALQQMEKSQQSGIANKALFNAIANNNIDDLVKNHANEAPVDTHFSIETPSQSIHNQKSSGRCWMFSGFNVLRSNFAVNDKQGRVVEYSQDYLFFYDQLEKANLMLQGVIDLGKKSIEDPQVQFFFKNPLNDGGTFCGVADLASKYGLVPMSAQPETYSSNNTSKMSRLVSSKLREYGLELRKMVAQGKKSAAIQARKNEMLGQVYHMLSLTLGEPVKEFTYAFRDKDGKQIGEAKKYTPKSFYEETVGKDLNGTFLMVMNDPRRPYHKTYEVEYDRHTYDGHNWKYLNLPMEEIAQLAIASLKDGHKMYSSYDVGKQLDRKRGYLALDNFDYGSLFNTSFPMNKADRIATFDSGSTHAMTLTAVDLDANGKPVKWKVENSWGADNGFAGCFIMTNDWFNEYMFRLVVNKKYASEQLLKEFDQKPTMLTPDDPLFQLED; translated from the coding sequence ATGAGAAAAAATGTATTACTTTTGGGAGCCATGATGATGGCTTCCATGTCTCTGATGGCGCAGACCAAGGGTGGCGGCATCAGTCAGTCTGCTCTCCAGCAGATGGAGAAAAGCCAGCAGTCAGGTATCGCCAACAAGGCACTCTTCAATGCGATTGCCAACAACAACATTGATGACCTTGTGAAGAATCATGCCAACGAGGCCCCGGTTGATACTCATTTCAGCATCGAGACTCCTTCGCAGAGCATTCACAACCAGAAGAGTTCGGGCCGTTGCTGGATGTTCAGCGGTTTTAACGTGCTCCGTTCTAACTTTGCTGTCAATGACAAGCAGGGTAGAGTGGTGGAGTATTCTCAGGATTACCTCTTCTTCTATGATCAGCTGGAGAAGGCTAACCTGATGCTTCAGGGTGTTATCGACCTTGGCAAGAAGAGCATCGAGGATCCTCAGGTGCAGTTCTTCTTCAAGAATCCGCTCAATGATGGCGGTACTTTCTGTGGTGTTGCCGATTTGGCAAGCAAGTATGGTCTCGTACCTATGAGTGCCCAGCCTGAGACTTACTCAAGCAACAATACTTCCAAGATGAGCCGTCTCGTAAGCAGCAAGCTCCGCGAGTATGGTCTGGAACTCCGCAAGATGGTGGCTCAGGGCAAGAAGTCGGCAGCTATCCAGGCTCGCAAGAACGAGATGCTCGGTCAGGTTTATCACATGCTGAGTCTTACTCTCGGCGAACCGGTAAAGGAATTTACCTATGCTTTCCGCGACAAGGACGGCAAGCAGATTGGCGAGGCAAAGAAGTATACTCCTAAGAGTTTCTATGAGGAAACCGTAGGCAAGGATCTCAACGGTACCTTCCTGATGGTGATGAACGATCCACGCCGTCCTTACCACAAGACATACGAGGTAGAGTACGACCGCCACACCTACGATGGTCATAACTGGAAGTATCTGAACTTGCCTATGGAGGAGATTGCCCAGCTCGCCATCGCCTCTCTAAAGGATGGTCATAAGATGTATTCAAGCTATGATGTGGGCAAGCAGCTCGACCGCAAGCGCGGCTATCTGGCACTCGACAACTTCGACTATGGAAGCCTCTTCAATACCTCATTTCCAATGAACAAGGCTGACCGCATCGCTACTTTCGATAGCGGTTCTACTCATGCCATGACGCTGACAGCTGTAGATCTCGACGCCAATGGCAAGCCTGTAAAATGGAAGGTGGAGAACAGTTGGGGTGCCGACAATGGTTTTGCCGGTTGCTTCATCATGACTAACGATTGGTTCAACGAGTACATGTTCCGCCTGGTAGTAAACAAGAAGTATGCTTCTGAGCAGCTCTTGAAGGAATTCGACCAGAAGCCAACCATGCTGACTCCAGATGATCCTCTGTTCCAGTTGGAAGACTAA